In the genome of Populus trichocarpa isolate Nisqually-1 chromosome 10, P.trichocarpa_v4.1, whole genome shotgun sequence, the window CTGCTCCTTTTGTGGGCCTATCTCTTTccctttaatttcctttttattctcTCCCACAGATGTATTTTAATTTTCGGTGAGTGACATCGCATTCACAAACAGATGCATCTCAAAACTGTATCATTGATTCCTTCCCCATATTTCAGCATTTGGGACCCCCAATATAACACGATCTCTCCTTTATAAATTCTGCCATTGACTTTAACTTGCATAATTATCTTCATTcatcttgtgtgtgtgtgtgtagctgATATAATCCCAAAGAGATTTTCAAGGAGGAGCCGTATTCTATGAAAAAAGGAAGCTGTAGCACGTATTGATCAGTGGGGAGGAGAACCATACAACTTCAGATTTTACCACCGTTTTGGGTTCACAGGTTGACATTGCAGAGAAAACAGAGCACCCTGGCACGCTACCTTCTGTCTTGCAGCGATAAAATACTCCTTTTATTTGACAATTAATCGGTTTATTTCTGGTcgtttcttaaaaataatatttcaaaaaatatttaaaattatatataaatgtgtTAAATAGAATAGTGAATTAAatctcataaaattaattatatttttttaataagattactaacaatgtttatttatatttctgttCATATCCATAAAATTGTTGTTAGTAATTGCTTGAAAGTTATTAACATTTTAAGAATtatgcattcatatttttttttctggaataataaaaaatattttaaaaaagctgGTTGGagctgaaaaaaattatttatgtagAAGTCAAGTtggttttcctttgttttaagaaaaataaattcttagcgTAATAAGGGTTTGAGACTCTGGCTTAAGTTGTGCCGTGCAATCGTTGAAgactaaatatttataaaataacatacaTGAATTGTTAGCATGTAATATAAcattagattttaaatatttcccatatacaaatttgaaattgttttttttttttaatggttggagtatttttaaaccatttttttatattaaaactatagttttcaGATCAAATTTTAAGTATgacatttaaattaaagttagtatattcataaaaaaaaattatttctccaAATCAAATCCTAGATAATAACATTTTTACCACCTAAACTAAGCATGCAACGATAAATCTTACGACAAATAATTCACAAGCGAagggaaaaaatgaattttatttcgaGTAGTAATCCGTACTCCTTACTTTTCACAAgcgaagggaaaaaaaaagcagcttaaaattaaaatgctagaaaaaaaatcattttatatatgataAACAATCATGTGGAACCTGAAACCTTGCTATCTTCATAAAGGCATTTAACCTTAAACACTTAGATCCTGTATGTTTTTCagtgaaaaattgtttttgaaataattaattttttttgttttaaattaatatatattttttaatattttgatgtattttgatattctatattaaaaataaaattttaatatattttaaaataaaaatattttaaaaaacaaaaaggttctCCCACGCCTCCCTGGCAGACATTGATCTCGGATCGAACAcaatccaatttttttctctttcgtcCCCCTCTCAACAAAAAGCCGCCGATCTTAGATTTACCTTGTCTGCGGTCCCCACCGGTTTTGACCAAAAATCAAATCATCTCTCCTACCATAGTCTCTCAATCTCTATCGATGAGTTTCTTCTAGTGCTCAGCTGTAGCACAAGCATGCTcgccaaaattcatcctctattttcatgattttttatttaaattaatttgtacgAAGTAcgtttaagaatataaattatacatattataagaagttatttttcatctcataataaatcaagaataGAATATACACTACGCCCTTTTTGACGAGAAGGCAATCCAGTCAACCCAGTGAggctttcctttttctttttccctcccCACGTTCCctcccttttcattttataaaagaaaaaaacccataatAGAAAGCAACTCCTTTCCTGAAGCTTTCCCCCTCTTCGCGACAACAACAACGATCCCTCATCATATTCACCACTTTCtttcccatctctctctctttttatatacACTACACAACACTACTACGGCTCTCAACTCTTCTTTCTGCAAATCCTGTTTCTCCAATGGAGAGCAACCCGGTTCAGCTTTTCCATCATCTTGCACTTGCGCTTCTTCTCTTCATGTTTTCTGTTTCGGTTTCTGTGACCGAGCAAGGTCTCGTTCCATCGATAAGGACGGATGCTGCAGCCCTTCTTTCATTCAAGAAGATGATTCAAAATGACCCACAAGGAGTTTTATCAGGATGGCAGATTAATCGAAGTCCATGCGTCTGGTATGGTGTTTCTTGCACTCTTGGAAGAGTCACTCATCTTGATCTTACTGGATGTTCTCTTGCTGGCATTATCTCTTTCGATCCTTTATCTTCTCTTGATATGTTATCTGCTTTGAATTTGTCTTTGAATTTGTTTACTGTAAGTTCCACTTCTTTGCTTCACCTCCCATATGCACTCCAGCAGCTTCAATTATGTTATACCGGACTTGAAGGTCCGGTTCCTGAGAATTTCTTCTCCAAGAACCCGAATCTTGTTTACGCAAACCTTTCTCATAATAATTTATCAGAGTTGTTACCAGATGATCTCTTATTGAACTCCGATAAAGTTCAGACACTTGACCTTTCTTATAACAACTTTACAGGGTCCTTTTCAGGTTTAAAAATCGAGAATTCCTGCAACTCCTTGTCGCAGCTTGATCTATCTGGAAACCATTTAATGGATTCCATTCCTCCTACCCTTTCAAATTgtacaaatctaaaaaatttgaatcttTCATTCAATATGCTCACAGGAGAGATCCCAAGGTCTTTTGGTAAACTAAGTAGTTTACAGAGATTGGATCTCTCTCACAATCATATCACTGGTTGGATTCCTTCTGAGTTGGGAAATGCATGTAATtcacttctagaactcaagatttCCTATAACAACATTTCAGGCCCGGTTCCTGTCTCCTTGTCCCCTTGTTCTTTGCTTCAAACTCTTGATTTGTCTAACAACAATATATCAGGGCCCTTTCCAGATTCTATCCTTCAAAATCTTGCTTCATTGGAGAGATTGTTGCTAAGTTACAACCTAATATCTGGATCATTTCCAGCTTCCATTTCATACTGCAAGAGTTTAAAAATTGTGGATCTTAGTTCCAATAGATTTTCTGGTACCATCCCACCAGATATATGCCCAGGTGCAGCCTCTCTTGAGGAGCTGAGATTGCCAGATAATCTCATTATCGGAGAAATCCCAGCACAGCTATCACAATGTTCCAAGCTGAAGACACTTGATTTCAGCATTAACTTCCTCAATGGTTCGATCCCTGCTGAGCTTGGAAAGCTTGAGAACCTGGAGCAGCTAATAGCATGGTATAATAGCTTGGAAGGGAAGATTCCACCGGAATTGGGGAAATGCAGAAACCTGAAGGATCTTATTCTCAATAATAACAACCTAAGCGGCATAATCCCAGTTGAATTATTCCGTTGCACTAATCTTGAATGGATCTCTCTCACAAGCAATCAATTCACAGGTGAAATCCCACGGGAATTCGGCCTTCTGTCAAGGTTAGCAGTCTTGCAGCTTGCGAACAATAGTTTGAGTGGAGAGATACCGACAGAGCTAGGAAATTGCAGCAGCTTGGTTTGGTTAGACTTGAACAGCAACAAGCTCACTGGTGAAATCCCACCTCGACTTGGCCGGCAGCTGGGGGCAAAAGCATTGAGTGGAATTTTGTCCGGAAACACTTTGGTGTTTGTTCGGAACGTGGGAAATTCATGCAAAGGAGTTGGAGGTTTGCTGGAATTTGCTGGTATCAAAGCCGAAAGACTTTTGCAGGTCCCAACCTTTAAGACTTGTGATTTCACAATAATGTATTCCGGAGCAGTCTTGAGCCGTTTtacacaataccaaacactgGAGTATCTGGATCTGTCTTACAATGAGCTCCGAGGGAAAATTCCAGACGAAATTGGGGATATGATGGCCCTCCAAGTTCTTGAATTATCTCATAACCAGCTATCTGGAGAGATTCCAGCATCACTTGGCCAGCTCAAGAATTTGGGTGTGTTCGATGCATCACATAATAGATTGCAGGGTCAAATCCCAGACTCATTCTCAAATCTGTCTTTCCTGGTGCAAATTGATCTGTCAAGTAATGAATTAACAGGGGAAATCCCACAGAGGGGGCAGCTCAGTACACTTCCAGCAACCCAGTACGCAAACAATCCAGGACTTTGTGGGGTTCCATTGACCCCATGTGGGAGCGGAAATAGTCATACAGCATCTAATCCACCCTCAGATGGTGGCAGAGGAGGTAGAAAGACTGCAGCTGCATCTTGGGCTAATAGCATTGTCTTAGGGATCCTTATTTCCATTGCTTCCTTGTGCATTTTGATTGTGTGGGCAATAGCAGTGCGTGTGAGGCATAAGGAAGCAGAGGAAGTCAAGATGCTTAAGAGTTTGCAAGCATCCTATGCTGCCACAACATGGAAGATTGACAAAGAGAAAGAGCCGTTAAGCATCAATGTAGCCACATTTCAGAGGCATCTGAGGAAGCTAAAGTTTTCCCAGCTCATTGAGGCCACCAACGGCTTCTCTGCAGCAAGCCTTATCGGGTGTGGTGGGTTTGGAGAAGTGTTTAAGGCCACATTGAAGGATGGTTCTAGTGTTGCAATCAAGAAGCTGATAAGATTAAGCTGCCAAGGTGATCGAGAGTTCATGGCCGAAATGGAAACTCTAGGGAAGATAAAGCATAGGAACCTTGTCCCTCTGCTGGGATATTGCAAAATTGGTGAGGAGAGACTACTTGTGTATGAATTCATGGAGTTTGGAAGTCTCGATGAAATGCTTCACGGAAGAGGAAGAGCACGAGACAGACGGATTCTAACTTGGGATGAAAGGAAGAAGATTGCGAGGGGTGCAGCCAAGGGACTTTGTTTCCTACATCACAATTGCATCCCACACATTATTCACCGAGACATGAAGTCAAGCAATGTACTATTGGACAACGAAATGGAAGCTAGAGTTTCAGATTTTGGAATGGCAAGGCTTATAAGTGCACTTGACACTCATCTAAGTGTAAGCACACTCGCAGGAACGCCGGGGTATGTGCCGCCGGAGTACTACCAAAGCTTTCGGTGCACTGCAAAAGGAGATGTCTATTCTTTTGGTGTTGTTCTACTGGAACTCCTAACAGGTAAACGTCCCACCGATAAAGATGATTTTGGAGACACTAACTTGGTGGGTTGGGTGAAAATGAAGGTAAGAGAAGGGAAACAAATGGAAGTGATAGACCCAGAATTGCTATCTGTGACTAAAGGAACTGATGAAGCTGAGGCAGAAGAAGTTAAAGAAATGACAAGGTATTTGGAAATATCATTGCAGTGTGTTGATGATTTCCCTTCCAAGAGGGCTAGCATGTTGCAAGTGGTGGCCATGTTGAGAGAGCTGATGCCTGGATCAGCCAGTGGAAGCAGCAATAGTGGTTGAACAAAACGTATTGTTTGTGGATCGTATAGTGTAAGAAGTTAAGGTTCTCAATATCTTATGCCAAGGTTTTAAGAATTTTCTTGTATCTGATTtgcaaatgttttaattttgatttgttgattagTGCCTAAcagaaattatgataaaaaatatggtttctTCCTCATGAAATGCAATACTTTGTAGAGAGCCTCATATCCTGGGATCTGCAAATCAAGCTTCATAATCCTTTTTGCATCCATCTGTTTACCTTCCTTGTTCCCAGTTCTCAAGATCAATGACCAAAAATATGGCATTCCCACCCTATACTCGTGGAATTGCACTCTTCCAACAAGAGAAAGGAGGGAAACGAATCCGGACTTGCTTGAAAGCCAGCCACCATAAGAACTTAATTTCAACGTAATTTCTCTGACAACAACTTAAAGATTAACTTGGTacttgtgttatatatatatacgggAGAATAGATTATCAAAGAATTGAATTAATAGGAGAAGCGAGATTTACGTTCTTGAACTTATTGTATTGAATACATATAGATAAATCACACGTTATGGAAGTGAGATTTTTCAAACAGTGTGTTAACTTGCCCAGCCTTCCAATGCCTTGCCAACAACAGCCCTAGTGATGAGAGTGTTTACGTTGATTTTGCTTCTAACATCTCTCATTGTTCTCGCAACGGACACTGCTACAGTTAAAAACCTGGCATCTCGGGAAGTCACTCTTCGCTCGCTTCAAGCATATCTATGTCTACCGGTAGTGGAGAATTACCTCTGTATATCCTCTAATAACTTCTCTTGCAATTGGGTTTTAAGTATTTGATCGTATGGATATTACCTCTGTAGCTCTCTGCAAATGTGATTGGATTCGCTTACACATTCTTGCAGTCACCTTTTGCAATCCACCATGTAAGCTTAGGGAAACGCGTGATTAACCATGTTAGCCTGCTTTTTTATCTAGTTGtttcagtatattaaaattatctaaaaataaaaaaaattaatttaaaataaaaaaaattaatttcttttaaaaatacttttaaaacacacaaTAAACATACTTCGACTTCTTTGGCGACAAGGTTTCTGCTTATTTGTTTACATGCTTCTGCTAGTGCTTGCATAAATTTAGAGagatagaaagcaaataatagAACGAATTGTTAAATCGATGAACCACTTCGGATGGAGTGATTGTCTTACCCAGATggactaaaaacaaattaatgagtGTGAGCAAAAAATTATTACATGAACTAAATTTTATTAACTTAGATCAAAACTGTATAACTAATTGATGTAATGGatctccatattttttttaaggatttttgtAATATAATTGTTTAAATCTCATATAGAGTCATCTCATATTTCATAGAGCATGATAGTTATGTTACCTTAACTGAATGACTCAGATTTAATTAgaagaatttttaaagttacaaaccgtataaaaaaaatatttggaaaattataatgttttcaGTACGTATCCTTGAAGACTTTTGCCGCAAACACCAAACAGCACTTAAGGCGAGGCACAACGGGAAAGGAAATTAACTGATGGATGAGCgcgggaaaaaaaagagagcaggcAAAACAGTACTTAAGGccagtcttttttttctttttagaagaGGAAGGCTGTCTTGAAAAGTtgtcattattttattgtttagaaTTTTCAATGAGAGGTTCTTTGGATTTTTACGATGTAACgtaacttttcttttattgttaaatttttatttcatcctcttcataatttaaataagatatttttataataaaatctaaaaaatttagtcTAGGAATAAGATTTCTGAGTtgaataaatgattaatcaatCGGTCCTAACAATTTCATTCATTCTCCTTGATCAAGGTGGATGATAGCTTATACTTTGTTTTTGATTGACCAAAATGTCTTGTAATTAGTACCTGCAAAAGATCTTATTTGGTGGATGTGAAGACTCTCAAATGTTTAAGTAtcttttttagagagagaaaatataataatatactagagagagatgctctcaAACATGTATGTAGTAGAGAATGAAAACTATGAACTTATGTATTTGATAGATATGTTGTCTTACCTTTTTGTTAGGCAACACTAAAAAGATATTGCGCATATTTTGTACATGTTCTTTTAGGTCGGCCAAGACATCATAGCTGTCCAAATTTATTTCCATGAAAATGTAGTTTTTAGGAAGTCGAGTATTCAATATGAGTTTGGAAAAGGGAGAAATTATCCACTGATGAGGACATAAACATTCTTCTTGGTATGCTCATGCATAGACTGTCTCTTAACTCTTTGTCTATTGGGCTGTTGAGAGTCTGGATAGTTTGGCATGGAAGTACATTCAGAGTATTTGTTCTATGCACGGGTTTGGCAATTGTGCTAGTGATCCCTTGAGTAACTTATAGAAATGTCATTATAACTAGTCTCCTCTAGATAATATAATCATCTTTGAGCTCCTAGTGTAGTTGGTGGTCGTGGCGCTAATACATTGTGAGTTGTTGAGGGTGTTAAGACTTGTTGATATGACAATGTTTGATTTTGCCCTCGAGATGCCAACACAGCTTGGGTAAGGAGTTGCATATGACTAGTAAGTTATTTGAGCTCTTGTTAGGTAGGAGTATCCAAGGTAACGATTAGACTTATCCCAAGTCCTAGCATAGGTGAGCATTGGTTGTGTAACATGGAAAGACCTATAAATATCAAAAGCAAACTTTAGAAAGAaatcaatggtttttttattagttttccaCAAACAATGCCACTAATGATGTCCCTGGGAGGTCCGCATGATTGggtccttgatttttttatttgcaactGGGGTAAACGACATGTCACCCGCCCCAaacttctttgaaaaaaatcagaagaCGCACTTTAGGGACCAAATAAAACACGTCAAATTAACAAtggaatttgttgtttttttatttaattctatttttaaatataatcttAAATTCTATTTCACAAAATCAACCTTGAATTGAAGATTAAGATGTTCTTTGTCATTTCAC includes:
- the LOC7462644 gene encoding serine/threonine-protein kinase BRI1-like 2 — encoded protein: MESNPVQLFHHLALALLLFMFSVSVSVTEQGLVPSIRTDAAALLSFKKMIQNDPQGVLSGWQINRSPCVWYGVSCTLGRVTHLDLTGCSLAGIISFDPLSSLDMLSALNLSLNLFTVSSTSLLHLPYALQQLQLCYTGLEGPVPENFFSKNPNLVYANLSHNNLSELLPDDLLLNSDKVQTLDLSYNNFTGSFSGLKIENSCNSLSQLDLSGNHLMDSIPPTLSNCTNLKNLNLSFNMLTGEIPRSFGKLSSLQRLDLSHNHITGWIPSELGNACNSLLELKISYNNISGPVPVSLSPCSLLQTLDLSNNNISGPFPDSILQNLASLERLLLSYNLISGSFPASISYCKSLKIVDLSSNRFSGTIPPDICPGAASLEELRLPDNLIIGEIPAQLSQCSKLKTLDFSINFLNGSIPAELGKLENLEQLIAWYNSLEGKIPPELGKCRNLKDLILNNNNLSGIIPVELFRCTNLEWISLTSNQFTGEIPREFGLLSRLAVLQLANNSLSGEIPTELGNCSSLVWLDLNSNKLTGEIPPRLGRQLGAKALSGILSGNTLVFVRNVGNSCKGVGGLLEFAGIKAERLLQVPTFKTCDFTIMYSGAVLSRFTQYQTLEYLDLSYNELRGKIPDEIGDMMALQVLELSHNQLSGEIPASLGQLKNLGVFDASHNRLQGQIPDSFSNLSFLVQIDLSSNELTGEIPQRGQLSTLPATQYANNPGLCGVPLTPCGSGNSHTASNPPSDGGRGGRKTAAASWANSIVLGILISIASLCILIVWAIAVRVRHKEAEEVKMLKSLQASYAATTWKIDKEKEPLSINVATFQRHLRKLKFSQLIEATNGFSAASLIGCGGFGEVFKATLKDGSSVAIKKLIRLSCQGDREFMAEMETLGKIKHRNLVPLLGYCKIGEERLLVYEFMEFGSLDEMLHGRGRARDRRILTWDERKKIARGAAKGLCFLHHNCIPHIIHRDMKSSNVLLDNEMEARVSDFGMARLISALDTHLSVSTLAGTPGYVPPEYYQSFRCTAKGDVYSFGVVLLELLTGKRPTDKDDFGDTNLVGWVKMKVREGKQMEVIDPELLSVTKGTDEAEAEEVKEMTRYLEISLQCVDDFPSKRASMLQVVAMLRELMPGSASGSSNSG